The following are encoded together in the Acidobacteriota bacterium genome:
- a CDS encoding CoA transferase produces MHQVLAGVRVLDFGRYIAGPFCAALLGDLGAEVIRVEKVRGSEDRFIAPVAPSGEGGMFLQMNRNKRSLTLNPTKPAGREIVKRLLATADVVVANLPPKTLQAMGLDLDSLREVKEDIILTTVSAYGRGGRYSDRVGFDGIGQVMSGIAYMTGEADRPRRAAAPFVDFGTALSCAYGTLAALMARQQTGKGQMVEGALLKTALMMGNANLIEQAVIERNRLPTGNMSQTSGPGDIFRTADGWILCSVIGEPLFRRWVDLMAEDNGAGGEGEEIDWLNDPRFADDLSRGDHGDVIGKRMSAWCASRSTGEAVETLNAAMIPSGPVYSMQQTLDDPHIAEVGSFAELDYPGMARPAPVAQPSVRLTETPAMIRHRAPTLGEHTDEILGDLGYSSDEIAAFRAERVV; encoded by the coding sequence ATGCACCAGGTGCTCGCCGGCGTCCGCGTCCTGGACTTCGGCCGCTACATCGCCGGACCGTTCTGCGCCGCCCTGCTCGGCGATCTCGGGGCTGAAGTCATCCGGGTCGAGAAGGTCCGGGGCAGCGAGGACCGGTTCATCGCTCCGGTGGCGCCGAGTGGAGAGGGCGGCATGTTCCTGCAGATGAACCGAAACAAGCGCTCGCTGACGCTGAACCCGACGAAACCGGCCGGCCGGGAAATCGTGAAGCGCCTTCTGGCGACCGCGGACGTCGTGGTGGCGAATCTGCCGCCGAAGACCCTCCAGGCGATGGGACTGGACCTGGACAGCCTGCGCGAGGTGAAGGAAGACATCATCCTGACGACTGTGTCGGCCTACGGCCGCGGCGGCCGGTACAGCGACCGGGTCGGCTTCGACGGCATCGGTCAGGTCATGTCCGGCATCGCCTACATGACCGGCGAGGCGGACAGGCCGCGGCGCGCGGCCGCTCCCTTCGTCGACTTCGGGACGGCGCTTTCCTGCGCCTACGGCACGCTGGCCGCCCTGATGGCCCGCCAGCAGACCGGCAAGGGGCAGATGGTCGAGGGCGCACTGCTCAAGACCGCCTTGATGATGGGCAACGCGAACCTGATCGAGCAGGCGGTGATCGAGCGCAACCGGCTGCCGACCGGCAACATGTCGCAGACCTCCGGTCCGGGGGACATCTTCCGCACCGCCGATGGCTGGATCCTGTGCTCGGTGATCGGCGAACCGCTGTTCAGGCGCTGGGTCGACCTGATGGCCGAGGACAACGGCGCCGGAGGCGAGGGCGAAGAGATCGACTGGCTGAACGATCCACGCTTCGCCGACGATCTCTCGCGGGGCGACCACGGCGACGTGATCGGCAAACGGATGTCCGCGTGGTGCGCCTCCCGGTCGACCGGGGAAGCGGTAGAGACCCTGAACGCGGCGATGATCCCATCGGGGCCGGTGTACTCGATGCAGCAGACGCTGGACGATCCACACATCGCGGAGGTCGGTTCCTTTGCCGAACTCGACTATCCGGGCATGGCGCGGCCGGCGCCGGTGGCGCAGCCTTCCGTGCGCCTGACCGAGACTCCGGCCATGATCCGTCACCGTGCACCGACCCTGGGCGAGCACACCGACGAGATCCTGGGCGATCTCGGCTACAGCAGCGACGAGATCGCGGCGTTCCGGGCTGAACGGGTCGTGTAG
- a CDS encoding TIGR03617 family F420-dependent LLM class oxidoreductase translates to MKVDGGLPTNLREVPARIRELEDAGFAAAMTAETAHDPFFPLLLAAEHSKRIELMTSIAVAFARTPMNLANVGHDLNAYSQGRLILGLGSQIRPHITKRFSMPWSHPARRMREFILAMRAIWSNWYEGERLRFQGEFYSHTLMTPMFTPTDTEHGPPKVFLAAVGPLMTEVAGEVADGLIVHPFTTQSYMRDTTLPAIERGLATAGRDRSTFEIAYPGFIVSGQDEKTFEATKQAVKKQISFYGSTPAYRPVLESEGWGDLQLELNRMSKQGQWDEMGLLITDEMLDAFAVVGEPADLARGVLDRYGEVVDRMSPNLRFLDEVTQRDVIASLSAN, encoded by the coding sequence ATGAAGGTTGACGGCGGACTCCCCACCAATCTGCGCGAGGTTCCGGCCCGAATTCGCGAACTCGAAGACGCCGGTTTCGCGGCGGCGATGACCGCGGAGACGGCCCACGATCCGTTCTTCCCTCTGCTCCTGGCCGCGGAGCACAGCAAACGGATCGAACTGATGACGTCCATCGCGGTCGCCTTCGCCCGCACTCCGATGAACCTGGCGAACGTCGGCCACGACCTGAACGCCTACTCCCAGGGCCGCCTCATCCTCGGCCTGGGCTCGCAGATCCGGCCGCACATCACGAAGCGCTTCAGCATGCCCTGGTCCCACCCGGCCCGGCGGATGAGGGAGTTCATCCTGGCGATGCGCGCGATCTGGTCGAACTGGTACGAGGGCGAGCGGCTGCGCTTCCAGGGCGAGTTCTACTCCCACACCCTGATGACGCCGATGTTCACGCCGACCGACACGGAACACGGACCGCCGAAGGTGTTCCTGGCCGCCGTCGGGCCGCTGATGACCGAGGTCGCCGGCGAGGTGGCGGACGGTTTGATCGTCCATCCGTTCACGACGCAGTCCTACATGCGCGACACCACCCTGCCGGCCATCGAGCGCGGTCTGGCAACCGCTGGCCGCGACCGCTCGACGTTCGAGATCGCCTACCCCGGCTTTATCGTCTCCGGTCAGGACGAGAAGACCTTCGAGGCGACGAAGCAGGCGGTCAAGAAGCAGATCTCCTTCTACGGCTCGACGCCCGCCTACCGGCCGGTGCTCGAGTCGGAGGGCTGGGGCGACCTGCAGCTCGAGCTGAACCGGATGTCGAAGCAGGGCCAGTGGGACGAGATGGGTCTTCTCATCACCGACGAGATGCTCGACGCCTTCGCCGTCGTCGGCGAACCGGCCGACCTGGCCCGGGGCGTCCTCGACCGCTACGGCGAGGTCGTCGACCGGATGAGCCCCAACCTCCGCTTTCTCGACGAGGTGACGCAGCGCGACGTGATCGCCTCCCTGTCCGCGAACTGA